One Sodalinema gerasimenkoae IPPAS B-353 DNA segment encodes these proteins:
- a CDS encoding calcium-binding protein codes for MLFGNQGDDTLRAGAGNDSLYGGQGNDVLFGDSGNNYLSGDRGNDTIFGGSGNDFILGGEGDDYLMAGDGDNTIAGGEGNDTIEGGNGSDLLFGNQGNDVIRTGEGNNTVYGGAGDDTIFAGPGNNFLSGDLGADVLVGGEGEDTFAMSRRSADLTSGGVNVSDADRIQNFVRGQDKLFLDGLPFADVSIEVSGDNSIIKDTVTNQFLAVVEGVSDLDATDFSSEIADPEPPRTFEFVNENGELVNFYEFNQQDGGSTAGELIPRSIFVKRSGTTGEDNLLFNKIPATAFERVDYQSPGSEVELLNGQRLVSFADGQGTVAFDINLINEVLGTDAEGDDRFFSLQLRKDTTVVDNVNFLINRQPADAPPFGGGFTFTRDEKTIGSAGDDRQDGLATFVPGTPDFIQFTIVRPESSANVAATVNVSTGTSAQNSGTGVTDINNLGSGPEQGNFLILENKPIEFGVGETERTFQVQAFFDGGSNSFMQVSLSGDGLGAIPIAQVDIL; via the coding sequence ATGTTATTCGGCAACCAAGGGGATGACACCCTACGAGCCGGAGCCGGAAATGATAGTTTGTATGGAGGACAAGGGAATGATGTTCTCTTTGGGGATTCCGGAAATAACTATCTCTCGGGCGATCGCGGCAACGATACCATTTTCGGTGGCAGTGGTAACGACTTTATCCTCGGAGGAGAAGGGGACGACTACCTCATGGCCGGTGATGGGGACAACACCATCGCCGGGGGAGAAGGAAACGACACCATCGAAGGGGGAAATGGCAGTGATTTACTCTTCGGCAACCAAGGAAATGATGTTATTCGCACCGGAGAAGGCAATAATACGGTCTATGGCGGTGCCGGAGATGACACCATTTTCGCCGGTCCCGGTAACAACTTCCTCTCGGGTGACTTAGGGGCTGATGTTCTCGTCGGGGGTGAGGGAGAAGATACCTTTGCCATGTCTCGCCGCAGTGCCGATCTCACCAGCGGCGGCGTCAACGTCTCTGATGCCGATCGCATTCAGAACTTCGTGCGTGGTCAGGATAAGTTATTCCTCGATGGCTTACCCTTTGCCGATGTCAGCATTGAAGTTAGTGGCGATAACTCCATTATCAAAGATACTGTCACCAACCAGTTCCTCGCGGTGGTTGAAGGGGTATCTGACCTTGATGCGACGGACTTCTCCAGTGAGATTGCCGATCCTGAACCCCCGCGCACCTTTGAGTTTGTGAATGAAAACGGGGAACTCGTCAATTTCTACGAGTTCAATCAACAAGATGGAGGAAGCACCGCCGGCGAGTTAATCCCCCGCAGCATCTTCGTCAAACGCAGTGGAACCACTGGGGAAGACAACCTCTTGTTCAACAAAATCCCCGCCACCGCCTTTGAAAGGGTGGACTATCAAAGTCCCGGTTCTGAGGTGGAGTTACTTAACGGACAACGCCTCGTTAGTTTTGCTGATGGGCAAGGAACTGTCGCCTTTGACATCAATCTCATTAACGAAGTCTTGGGAACGGATGCTGAAGGGGACGATCGGTTCTTCTCCTTACAACTGAGGAAAGATACGACCGTTGTTGATAACGTCAACTTCCTGATTAATCGTCAACCGGCTGATGCTCCGCCCTTCGGTGGTGGTTTTACGTTTACTCGAGACGAGAAAACGATTGGCTCTGCCGGCGACGACCGTCAAGATGGACTTGCAACTTTTGTTCCCGGCACTCCCGACTTTATCCAGTTTACAATTGTCCGCCCCGAGTCCAGTGCCAATGTTGCTGCCACTGTTAATGTAAGCACCGGTACGAGCGCCCAAAACTCAGGCACTGGTGTCACCGATATCAACAACTTGGGGTCAGGCCCAGAGCAAGGCAATTTTCTAATTTTAGAAAATAAACCCATTGAGTTTGGCGTAGGCGAGACTGAGCGGACCTTCCAGGTTCAAGCGTTCTTCGACGGTGGGTCTAATAGCTTTATGCAAGTGTCTTTATCTGGAGACGGACTCGGCGCTATCCCCATCGCACAAGTCGATATCCTCTAA